The following coding sequences are from one Maniola hyperantus chromosome 7, iAphHyp1.2, whole genome shotgun sequence window:
- the LOC117983510 gene encoding chitin deacetylase 8-like: MKFAFVVLFSAVLALAYSQADIPGADPCDEALCNLPHCRCSTTNVPGALSASNVPQFVLLTFDDGVNISNMVLYRQLLRNRRNSNNCPAAATFFVTHEYTDYTMVNELYNEGHEIALHSISHKPNNDYWREANVTTMMREIGDQRAQIAHFANIPVNTIHGVRLPFLQMTGNSSFQMMASAGLTYDSSWPTIEFQDPGLWPYTLDFSSTQDCIVPPCPTASISGPWVLPMIAWTDLQGFPCSMVDNCFFHPHGSDEDGWYQFILQNFERHYLGNRAPFGIYVHEWFVRVNPGLRFALERFLNVINSINDVYMVNAQEVIDWVKNPVPNNVYRQRPCKNILRTQCSLSICGPLPAPEGEINYYMQVCSRCPRVYPWLGNPLGV, translated from the exons ATGAAGTTTGCCTTTGTCGTGTTATTTTCGGCCGTACTGGCGCTAGCCTACAGCCAGGCCGACATTCCGGGTGCAGATCCTTGTGACGAGGCACTATGTAACCTCCCACACTGCAGATGTTCGACTACAAACGTCCCCGGAGCATTATCAGCCAGCAATGTACCTCAG TTTGTCCTGCTCACGTTCGACGATGGCGTCAACATTAGTAACATGGTGTTATACCGTCAACTCCTGCGCAACCGGCGCAACTCCAACAACTGCCCTGCTGCAGCCACCTTCTTCGTCACCCACGAATACACCGACTACACCATGGTCAACGAGCTATACAACGAAGGACACGAAATCGCTCTCCACTCCATCAGCCATAAACCTAACAACGATTACTGGCGGGAAGCTAACGTTACCACAATGATGAGAGAGATTGGTGACCAGAGAGCTCAGATAGCTCATTTCGCTAATATTCCCGTTAACACAATCCATG GTGTTCGTTTGCCATTCCTCCAAATGACTGGAAACTCTTCTTTCCAAATGATGGCAAGTGCTGGTCTCACGTACGATTCTAGTTGGCCCACCATCGAATTCCAAGATCCAGGTCTTTGGCCTTATACTCTCGACTTTAGCTCAACTCAGGACTGCATAGTCCCCCCGTGCCCCACTGCATCCATTTCTGGTCCTTGGGTACTTCCTATGATCGCCTGGACTGATTTGCAAGGATTTCCTTGCTCGATGGTCGATAATTGTTTCTTcca CCCACATGGTTCTGACGAAGACGGTTGGTACCAATTCATCCTGCAGAACTTCGAGAGGCACTACCTCGGCAACCGCGCACCTTTCGGCATCTACGTCCACGAGTGGTTCGTCCGTGTCAACCCTGGACTTCGGTTTGCATTGGAGCGCTTCTTGAATGTGATTAACAGCATCAATGACGTCTACATG gtCAACGCTCAAGAAGTAATAGACTGGGTAAAGAATCCGGTCCCGAACAACGTATATCGCCAGCGGCCATGTAAAAACATCTTGAGGACTCAGTGCTCCCTGAGCATCTGTGGACCTCTCCCCGCTCCTGAAGGAGAG ATAAACTACTACATGCAAGTGTGCAGCAGATGCCCGAGAGTATATCCATGGCTTGGCAACCCCCTTGGAGtttaa
- the LOC117983506 gene encoding chitin deacetylase 8-like: MQSVSIVLLIAILAFAHGEPDELPLAEPCDETACQLPECRCSEVDIPGGLQPRDTPQFVILTFDDAITELNTQTYRSMLYKRVNNNQCPIGVTFYMQHEYTDYTMVNELYNQGYEIALHSISHRWPQDFWRNATYEQLMREIGDQKQQVARFANIPASTIHGVRSPFLQMSGNNTFQMMKSAGITYDLSWPTTRFTNPGLWPYTLDYESTQDCVVDPCPTASFPGTWVIPMIAWTDLGGFPCSMVDACFHMPDTEEEWYQFIIKNFERHYLGNRAPFGFYIHEAFIRPRPHVWRAMERFLDTINNIQDVFMVNAKEVIDWVRNPIPINEYTKKECRRTVPSGCTRSFCQPLSNPENQKTYYMRVCGSCPRNYPWVNNPLGL; this comes from the exons ATGCAGTCGGTATCTATAGTGTTGTTAATTGCAATACTTGCCTTCGCTCATGGCGAACCGGATGAGCTTCCTTTGGCCGAGCCTTGTGATGAAACAGCATGCCAACTTCCCGAGTGCAGGTGCTCAGAAGTGGACATACCAGGGGGGCTACAACCTAGAGATACACCTCag TTTGTCATCCTAACTTTCGATGATGCTATCACCGAGCTAAACACACAGACTTACCGATCTATGCTATATAAACGTGTCAATAATAATCAGTGTCCAATTGGAGTTACTTTCTACATGCAACATGAATACACTGACTATACTATGGTGAATGAGCTTTACAATCAAGGCTATGAAATAGCTCTACACTCCATTTCTCATAGATGGCCTCAAGACTTCTGGAGAAACGCTACATACGAGCAACTGATGCGTGAAATCGGAGATCAAAAACAACAAGTAGCTAGGTTTGCCAACATACCCGCTAGCACTATACACG GAGTCCGCAGTCCATTTCTACAAATGAGTGGtaataatacttttcaaatgatGAAGAGCGCTGGCATAACATACGACTTGTCCTGGCCTACCACTAGATTCACCAACCCTGGCTTATGGCCATATACCCTAGACTACGAATCTACGCAAGATTGTGTCGTAGATCCTTGTCCCACCGCAAGCTTTCCTGGTACTTGGGTCATACCAATGATAGCTTGGACAGATTTAGGAGGCTTCCCATGCTCTATGGTCGATGCCTGTTTCCACAT GCCAGATACTGAAGAGGAATGGTACCAGTTCATAATTAAAAACTTCGAAAGACACTACCTCGGAAATCGGGCGCCATTCGGGTTTTACATTCATGAGGCATTCATCAGACCTAGACCGCACGTGTGGAGAGCCATGGAGCGGTTCCTTGATACGATCAACAACATTCAAGACGTATTTATG GTGAACGCGAAAGAAGTAATCGATTGGGTACGAAATCCAATTCCAATCAATGAGTATACCAAGAAGGAGTGCAGGCGCACCGTACCATCCGGTTGCACCCGTAGCTTTTGTCAGCCGCTCTCCAATCCGGAAAATCAG AAAACTTACTACATGCGAGTCTGCGGGAGCTGTCCTAGAAATTATCCGTGGGTGAACAATCCACTCGGACTTTAG
- the LOC117983507 gene encoding protein Wnt-4-like isoform X1, with the protein MKLFWKVLCTLLVLVDAVMGNWWNLAAPNRPTQSSNTSLEIFTTLHKESCHRLEYLVERQKQLCMLSDKMVQVIQMGAQQAIEECQHQFRNSRWNCSTVDNSTDIFGGVLKFKSRESAFVHALSAAALAHTVARACSRGELNECSCDARVRKRTPRHWQWGGCSEDIRYGEKYSRDFVDAKEDRETDEGLMNLHNNEAGRRAVRGRMQRVCKCHGMSGSCSVRVCWRRLPQLRLVGDVLSTRYEGASHVKVVERKKGKNIRKLRPLHPDMKKPNKTDLVYLEDSPDYCEPNDELGILGTRGRTCNRTSAGLDGCRLLCCGRGYQTRVRDHEEKCRCRFVWCCRVHCEICRSKRDHHVCN; encoded by the exons GAACTTAGCAGCGCCGAATAGGCCCACCCAGTCATCAAACACTTCTTTAGAAATTTTTACAACACTGCACAAAGAAAGCTGTCACAGATTAGAATACTTGGTAGAGCGACAGAAGCAATTATGTATGCTATCTGATAAAATGGTGCAG GTAATACAAATGGGAGCACAGCAGGCTATTGAAGAGTGTCAGCATCAGTTTCGGAACAGCCGTTGGAACTGCAGCACCGTTGACAATTCTACTGATATTTTTGGCGGGGTGCTAAAATTTA AATCTCGCGAATCTGCTTTCGTCCACGCCCTGTCTGCAGCTGCATTGGCACATACAGTAGCACGAGCTTGCAGTCGAGGCGAACTAAATGAGTGTTCCTGTGATGCTCGTGTGAGAAAACGCACGCCGCGACATTGGCAGTGGGGAGGCTGCTCAGAG GATATAAGATACGGGGAGAAATATAGTCGTGACTTTGTAGACGCTAAAGAGGACAGGGAAACTGATGAAGGTCTAATGAACCTACACAATAACGAAGCTGGTCGTAGA GCTGTGCGAGGTCGCATGCAGCGCGTGTGCAAGTGCCACGGCATGTCGGGTTCGTGCTCGGTGCGCGTGTGCTGGCGCCGCCTGCCGCAGCTGCGGCTGGTGGGCGACGTGCTGAGCACGAGGTACGAGGGCGCTTCACACGTTAag GTTGTAGAAAGAAAAAAAGGcaaaaatataagaaaattgCGACCGCTCCATCCAGATATGAAGAAACCGAATAAAACTGATCTAGTCTATTTGGAAGATTCTCCTGACTACTGTGAGCCGAATGATGA GTTAGGCATCTTGGGCACTCGGGGAAGGACTTGCAACAGGACTTCAGCCGGTTTGGACGGGTGTCGCTTGCTTTGCTGCGGTCGCGGGTACCAAACCAGAGTGAGAGACCACGAAGAGAAATGCAGATGCCGTTTTGTTTGGTGCTGTCGAGTGCATTGCGAAATTTGTCGGTCCAAGCGGGATCACCATGTTTGTAATTGA
- the LOC117983507 gene encoding protein Wnt-3a-like isoform X2 yields MLSDKMVQVIQMGAQQAIEECQHQFRNSRWNCSTVDNSTDIFGGVLKFKSRESAFVHALSAAALAHTVARACSRGELNECSCDARVRKRTPRHWQWGGCSEDIRYGEKYSRDFVDAKEDRETDEGLMNLHNNEAGRRAVRGRMQRVCKCHGMSGSCSVRVCWRRLPQLRLVGDVLSTRYEGASHVKVVERKKGKNIRKLRPLHPDMKKPNKTDLVYLEDSPDYCEPNDELGILGTRGRTCNRTSAGLDGCRLLCCGRGYQTRVRDHEEKCRCRFVWCCRVHCEICRSKRDHHVCN; encoded by the exons ATGCTATCTGATAAAATGGTGCAG GTAATACAAATGGGAGCACAGCAGGCTATTGAAGAGTGTCAGCATCAGTTTCGGAACAGCCGTTGGAACTGCAGCACCGTTGACAATTCTACTGATATTTTTGGCGGGGTGCTAAAATTTA AATCTCGCGAATCTGCTTTCGTCCACGCCCTGTCTGCAGCTGCATTGGCACATACAGTAGCACGAGCTTGCAGTCGAGGCGAACTAAATGAGTGTTCCTGTGATGCTCGTGTGAGAAAACGCACGCCGCGACATTGGCAGTGGGGAGGCTGCTCAGAG GATATAAGATACGGGGAGAAATATAGTCGTGACTTTGTAGACGCTAAAGAGGACAGGGAAACTGATGAAGGTCTAATGAACCTACACAATAACGAAGCTGGTCGTAGA GCTGTGCGAGGTCGCATGCAGCGCGTGTGCAAGTGCCACGGCATGTCGGGTTCGTGCTCGGTGCGCGTGTGCTGGCGCCGCCTGCCGCAGCTGCGGCTGGTGGGCGACGTGCTGAGCACGAGGTACGAGGGCGCTTCACACGTTAag GTTGTAGAAAGAAAAAAAGGcaaaaatataagaaaattgCGACCGCTCCATCCAGATATGAAGAAACCGAATAAAACTGATCTAGTCTATTTGGAAGATTCTCCTGACTACTGTGAGCCGAATGATGA GTTAGGCATCTTGGGCACTCGGGGAAGGACTTGCAACAGGACTTCAGCCGGTTTGGACGGGTGTCGCTTGCTTTGCTGCGGTCGCGGGTACCAAACCAGAGTGAGAGACCACGAAGAGAAATGCAGATGCCGTTTTGTTTGGTGCTGTCGAGTGCATTGCGAAATTTGTCGGTCCAAGCGGGATCACCATGTTTGTAATTGA